Proteins encoded in a region of the Deinococcus sedimenti genome:
- a CDS encoding class I SAM-dependent methyltransferase, with product MTAAPTPPLPLDERERQRLTVQDALDARKTREERNRLGQFATPPALAGDIVRFLRTLLPAHQPVRFLEPAMGTGSFCSALLSGLPAGSSGVGYELDPAFASAAQDLWKGLPLEVRPGDFTRAEPDEQGFDLLVSNPPYVRHHHLSPPDKARLRALSEARAGVRPSGYTGLYGHFLLLAHPWVRPGGHSVWLIPSEFMDVGYGKALQEYLTQEVTLLRLHRFDPRDAQFADALVSSAVLVLRHERPPAGHQAHFSYGGTLAAPQRSEAVPLATLTTSGKWSRFGTPPSDEPAPTAETRLKDLFDIRRGAATGDNNFFVLSEDRARELGLPAAFLRPVLPSPRYLKTDEVIGDAGGLPLLPQRLFLLDCDVDVGTVEREHPALWAYLRQGIEQGVSDRYLCANRSPWYRQERRPAPPFLCTYMGRSEAGNPFRFILNTSQATATNVYLLLYPKGAMKRALEDRPGLQREVWRELNALGADLLKGEGRVYGGGLHKLEPRELANAPADRIGALLGAPAGARQPLLLEVG from the coding sequence ATGACCGCCGCGCCCACCCCGCCCCTGCCGCTGGACGAACGTGAACGCCAGCGCCTGACCGTACAGGACGCGCTGGACGCCCGGAAGACCCGCGAGGAACGCAACCGCCTGGGGCAGTTCGCCACCCCCCCAGCCCTCGCCGGAGACATCGTGCGCTTCCTGCGCACGCTGCTGCCCGCCCACCAGCCCGTCCGCTTCCTGGAGCCGGCGATGGGGACGGGCTCGTTCTGCTCGGCGCTCCTGAGTGGACTGCCGGCGGGCAGCTCCGGGGTGGGCTATGAACTCGACCCTGCTTTCGCCTCAGCGGCGCAGGATCTCTGGAAGGGCCTTCCCCTCGAGGTGCGCCCCGGCGACTTCACCCGCGCCGAACCGGACGAGCAGGGCTTCGACCTGCTCGTGAGCAACCCACCCTACGTCCGGCACCACCACCTCAGCCCACCGGACAAGGCTCGGCTGCGCGCGCTGTCCGAGGCGCGCGCCGGCGTCCGACCCAGCGGGTACACCGGACTCTACGGGCACTTCCTCCTCCTCGCCCACCCCTGGGTGCGCCCCGGGGGCCACAGCGTGTGGTTGATCCCCAGCGAGTTCATGGACGTGGGGTACGGGAAGGCGCTGCAGGAGTACCTGACGCAGGAGGTCACCCTGCTGCGCCTGCACCGCTTCGACCCCCGGGACGCGCAGTTCGCCGACGCGCTGGTCTCATCGGCGGTCCTGGTGCTGCGCCACGAGCGCCCACCGGCAGGTCACCAGGCTCACTTCAGTTACGGCGGCACGCTCGCCGCACCCCAGCGCAGCGAAGCGGTACCACTGGCCACGCTGACCACGAGTGGCAAGTGGTCGCGCTTCGGCACGCCCCCGTCCGATGAGCCCGCACCCACCGCCGAGACGCGGCTGAAAGACCTCTTCGACATCCGGCGCGGGGCAGCCACCGGAGACAACAACTTCTTCGTGCTGAGCGAGGACCGCGCCCGCGAGCTTGGCCTGCCCGCAGCCTTTCTCAGGCCCGTCCTGCCCAGCCCCCGCTACCTCAAGACGGATGAAGTGATCGGGGACGCAGGCGGGCTGCCGCTCCTCCCGCAGCGGCTGTTTCTGCTGGACTGCGACGTGGACGTGGGCACCGTCGAGCGGGAGCACCCGGCCCTCTGGGCCTACCTGCGCCAGGGCATCGAGCAGGGGGTCAGTGACCGCTACCTGTGCGCCAACCGCTCACCGTGGTACCGCCAGGAGCGCCGTCCAGCCCCTCCTTTCCTGTGCACGTACATGGGCCGGAGCGAGGCGGGCAACCCCTTCCGCTTCATCCTGAACACCTCACAGGCGACGGCCACCAACGTCTACCTGCTGCTGTACCCGAAAGGGGCCATGAAACGTGCCCTGGAGGACCGGCCCGGGTTGCAGCGGGAGGTGTGGCGGGAACTGAATGCCCTCGGGGCGGACCTGCTCAAGGGAGAGGGGCGCGTGTACGGCGGGGGGCTGCACAAGCTGGAACCCCGGGAACTCGCGAATGCCCCCGCCGACCGGATCGGTGCGCTGCTCGGGGCGCCGGCAGGCGCGCGCCAGCCCCTCTTGCTCGAGGTTGGATAG
- a CDS encoding XamI family restriction endonuclease — protein MPVNLDKPHLWKTDVAASVDLYNTWFMRFAPEAFRQARHRTADGVLADLAHTNHLADLSPPVLRQRPGVLRALRMCTAPPLALDRLAGLAGVNRSLLLTLEGTESVPGRLPPRMLGAELDAQLTRMGDVIATLTDEFIFPWVAAGLTPTPAQEERAASIVADRLCNTLADPIIRNAQEKRQLALIEAWLLARGYTALPAGTPYTAMAPGTFAFRLNVPVKDTAGKSINLPVDAVVQPRGAAPGDFPLLIEAKSAGDFANTNKRRKEEAQKYAQLRATHGPGVRYVLFLCGYFDAGYLGYEAAEGIDWVWEHRPDDMTDLGL, from the coding sequence ATGCCCGTCAATCTCGACAAACCTCACCTCTGGAAGACCGACGTGGCCGCGTCCGTCGATCTGTACAACACCTGGTTCATGCGCTTCGCACCCGAAGCCTTTCGCCAGGCACGCCACCGCACCGCCGATGGCGTGCTCGCTGACCTCGCGCACACGAATCACCTCGCGGATCTGTCCCCTCCGGTCCTGCGCCAGCGACCGGGCGTTCTTCGCGCCTTGCGGATGTGCACGGCTCCCCCACTCGCCCTGGACCGCCTCGCCGGCCTCGCGGGGGTCAACCGGAGCCTGCTGCTGACCCTGGAGGGCACCGAAAGCGTTCCGGGCCGCCTGCCGCCCCGGATGCTTGGCGCGGAGCTCGACGCTCAGCTCACCCGCATGGGCGACGTCATCGCCACACTCACGGACGAATTCATCTTCCCCTGGGTCGCTGCCGGCCTCACCCCCACCCCGGCGCAGGAGGAACGGGCGGCGTCCATCGTGGCGGACCGCCTGTGCAACACCCTGGCGGATCCCATCATCCGCAACGCTCAGGAGAAGCGTCAGCTCGCCTTGATCGAGGCCTGGCTGCTCGCCCGGGGGTACACGGCGCTGCCCGCCGGGACGCCCTACACGGCCATGGCCCCCGGCACCTTCGCGTTCCGCCTCAACGTGCCGGTGAAGGACACCGCCGGCAAGAGCATCAACCTGCCCGTGGACGCCGTCGTGCAGCCCCGGGGCGCGGCGCCGGGCGACTTCCCGCTGCTGATCGAGGCCAAATCGGCGGGTGACTTCGCCAACACCAACAAGCGCCGCAAGGAGGAGGCGCAGAAGTACGCCCAGCTCCGCGCCACCCACGGTCCTGGCGTGCGTTACGTGCTGTTCCTGTGCGGTTACTTCGACGCCGGCTACCTCGGGTATGAGGCGGCCGAGGGTATCGACTGGGTCTGGGAGCACCGACCGGACGATATGACAGACTTGGGCCTATGA
- a CDS encoding SMI1/KNR4 family protein: protein MEIWEQDSGRALGSREHLRSIEDTVGQPFPADYLHVLQTHNAAYFERQEFPVDTPDGPEDKSVAVLLSADGDEMDAESVLSQWRTLQDEHGLEPHVVPFGMDGGGNLVCFDFSAEGEPAVVYWQHDETWPPLPVAESFAAFLQQLS, encoded by the coding sequence ATGGAGATCTGGGAACAGGACAGCGGCAGGGCACTCGGCAGTCGGGAGCACCTGCGAAGCATCGAGGACACCGTGGGTCAGCCGTTCCCGGCCGACTACCTGCACGTCCTCCAGACCCACAACGCGGCCTACTTCGAACGGCAGGAGTTCCCGGTGGACACGCCGGACGGCCCGGAGGACAAGAGTGTGGCTGTCCTGCTGAGCGCGGACGGCGACGAGATGGACGCCGAGAGCGTGCTGAGTCAGTGGCGCACCCTGCAGGACGAGCATGGGCTGGAACCGCACGTCGTCCCGTTCGGCATGGACGGCGGCGGGAACTTGGTGTGCTTCGACTTCTCGGCGGAGGGGGAACCGGCGGTCGTGTACTGGCAGCATGACGAGACGTGGCCGCCACTTCCGGTGGCGGAGAGCTTCGCGGCCTTCTTGCAGCAGCTCAGCTGA
- a CDS encoding site-specific integrase, with the protein MPPRRRAGEGTVHPIRWNGRIVSYRGLASYVDPVTGKQRRRSVSRATRAEAERALKDLQRTLPQVTRRRARTATPPTLPPASDPTSLHAYLLRWLTYKERDVRPSTYRLYVIALQPVVPVLGATPLTEVTVLGVEELVRVLHRERGPQGAGRSLHILRMALRQAVRWQLVPANAAQDVRKPRVVRPETLVWTPTQAARFLQAASTHRLYPLFVLALSTGLRRGELLALHWGDVDLDGREITVRHNLVKDATGHYAIGAPKTDAGHRRVLLAEDVVGILRAHRRLECRGRRSPRPDDLVFTAASGQHVQGRHLDRTYRALTEQAGVPRIRFHDLRHTAASLLMRRGVPPKVVADRLGHADASFTLKVYTHVYDDQRAAAALPLSELLNAPEQPRIPVSSRDQREAGLDALRELHEALGRFLARAPDWAQAALSELMQPRT; encoded by the coding sequence ATGCCTCCAAGACGACGCGCCGGCGAGGGAACCGTCCATCCGATCCGCTGGAACGGCCGCATCGTGAGTTACCGCGGCCTGGCCAGTTACGTCGACCCGGTCACCGGAAAGCAGCGGCGCCGGTCGGTCAGCCGCGCCACCCGCGCGGAGGCGGAACGGGCTCTAAAGGATCTGCAGCGCACACTGCCGCAGGTCACTCGACGCCGCGCCCGGACCGCGACGCCCCCGACCCTGCCGCCCGCGTCAGACCCCACTTCCCTGCACGCCTACCTGCTTCGCTGGCTGACCTACAAGGAGCGGGATGTCCGGCCGTCCACCTACCGGCTGTACGTGATTGCCCTGCAGCCGGTGGTGCCGGTCCTGGGGGCCACGCCCCTGACGGAGGTGACGGTGCTCGGCGTTGAGGAACTGGTTCGCGTCCTGCACCGCGAGCGCGGCCCCCAGGGCGCGGGGCGCTCCCTGCACATCCTGCGCATGGCGCTGCGGCAGGCGGTCCGCTGGCAGCTCGTCCCCGCAAACGCCGCGCAGGACGTCCGTAAACCGAGAGTCGTCCGGCCGGAGACGCTCGTGTGGACGCCGACCCAGGCCGCCCGGTTCCTGCAGGCGGCGAGCACGCACCGCCTATACCCGCTGTTCGTGCTGGCCCTCAGCACCGGCCTGCGGCGCGGGGAACTGCTGGCCCTCCACTGGGGCGACGTGGATCTGGACGGCCGGGAGATCACGGTCCGGCACAACCTCGTCAAGGACGCCACCGGTCACTACGCGATCGGCGCGCCGAAGACCGACGCGGGGCACCGGCGGGTCCTGCTGGCCGAGGACGTGGTCGGGATTCTCCGGGCGCACCGGCGACTCGAGTGCCGCGGGCGGCGCTCGCCCCGTCCGGACGACCTGGTGTTCACGGCCGCGTCGGGGCAGCACGTGCAGGGCCGCCACCTCGACCGGACCTACCGGGCGTTGACGGAGCAGGCGGGCGTGCCGAGGATCCGCTTTCACGACCTGCGCCACACGGCCGCGAGTTTGCTGATGCGGCGCGGCGTGCCGCCCAAGGTGGTCGCCGACCGGCTCGGACACGCGGACGCCAGCTTCACGCTGAAGGTCTACACGCACGTGTACGACGACCAGCGCGCCGCCGCGGCCCTCCCGCTGAGCGAGCTTCTGAACGCACCGGAGCAGCCACGTATCCCCGTTTCCTCTCGGGATCAGCGGGAGGCCGGGCTGGACGCCCTGCGGGAGCTGCACGAGGCATTGGGCCGCTTCCTGGCCCGCGCGCCCGACTGGGCGCAGGCCGCCCTGAGCGAGTTGATGCAGCCACGAACCTGA
- a CDS encoding DEAD/DEAH box helicase, which produces MFSEGEFDRVTDWHLRLERSGRQRDRAARKNRAVYVSTEEFIRQHDLRPPSQGQDEHYAERLFLEEAFVPALGLAGLSFLTPQEAFQDSLGKRRRIDFVLRGQQLYALEIEGERYHGQDFIPSERFDDEKSRQRDLSSAGYHYLPFSLSDIRSGRAAAVLGEWASQDAVLRPVLEAKGTPGAQAVTASVSRVDALLDTLPGAFQEMQLALLALLETWASGGREELTLVDHAPHLPVLPLALLDLIGVAERVAALYGHTLRLPRLTIAVRRPTDEVLYRTVLREYLGESLDPNAVTPDPLRSWVNIAWLTDEDAPADAVTILQRPAAVAGEVLLPHHLTALARQTRAAYAAPPLDAQPAQVGRDLLDYFTRRFFNVPELKPEQVKLVQRSLRQESGLGLLPTGFGKSLVFQLFAMLVPRTSLVISPLKALIRDQVHSLHRQGLISVEAITSNDSTAEKNRKLEGFRTHAYRLLYISPERLQIKGFAEELRASMQRTPVGALIIDEAHCVSEWGHDFRPAYLQIRRLREALQEASGRPVPIIGLTATASEPVRRDVLRVLGLSEDSVEQLASSDRTNISLSVHPLGGDHTNKADLLAHVIEHVVPHALKIPFREFVPLQPRNVYPHAGVIFAVYANTHGKTTLEEGVHAISDRLQRRIIHDPDLIQVHASTAPTSCPECGSALYVSASAKDLAQAGVAGRYGGQCLACKAVFSDREIVTDRHWEDTLIERQDAFQDGKFPLLVATKGYGMGIDKRNIRFVVHHALSSGLEGFYQEAGRAGRDGAHAHAALIYQPPTETCYQRHLKAAQEPPCVSDPTNLKFHKCPYGLKPMCDYGRQARFVKGSYPGEQQDVEAAVSLLPKLAQGNAFDVWKEEEVKATQMSLFRLQQLGVVGDYTLQYKERRTVRFEVERRTWDIAAVSDRLTAHLRDDLGLTDEAIKGMYRAVGLTVSGGENRDAGVGRQDPVQLTRALAVLIHEVYGRIQRMRYRMLTNELEYARPPHGADAGKRVCRRVIIRSIFDAVDHLPDDYNCGFCDVCVPDLNFQRTSAVVAPKDAHLDEITRRLPDVMRHFDPEALTALVALADQHGAVVGLGARAANQLEHEPANLSALFLAGTLRLLRPGFEAAALAHLAQGFTEAARTGAGPDAQRLFYDTAKRAQPEEAFSWVTRADGTLHTPAGLQWLEDEALALFGEHSEPHRRLQTVRRYRSLRTAHAALVDEVLTPLQDLAEHLGVTA; this is translated from the coding sequence ATGTTCTCTGAGGGTGAGTTCGACCGCGTGACGGACTGGCACCTGCGGCTCGAACGATCCGGCCGTCAGCGGGACCGTGCCGCCCGGAAGAACCGTGCGGTGTACGTGAGCACGGAAGAGTTCATCCGGCAGCATGACCTTCGCCCGCCGTCCCAGGGCCAGGATGAACATTACGCGGAGCGTCTGTTCCTCGAAGAGGCCTTCGTCCCGGCGCTGGGATTGGCCGGGCTTTCCTTCCTGACGCCTCAGGAGGCGTTTCAGGACTCGCTGGGTAAACGGCGCCGGATCGACTTTGTGCTGCGTGGGCAGCAGCTGTACGCCCTGGAGATTGAAGGGGAGCGCTATCACGGCCAGGACTTCATCCCGAGTGAGCGGTTCGATGATGAAAAAAGTCGGCAACGTGATCTCAGCAGCGCGGGGTACCACTACCTGCCCTTTTCCTTGTCGGATATCCGGTCTGGGCGGGCGGCCGCGGTCCTGGGTGAATGGGCGAGTCAGGACGCGGTGCTGCGCCCGGTGCTCGAGGCGAAGGGGACGCCCGGCGCGCAGGCGGTGACCGCCAGCGTGAGTCGGGTGGACGCCCTGCTGGACACGCTCCCAGGTGCCTTCCAGGAGATGCAGCTGGCGCTGCTCGCCCTGCTGGAGACCTGGGCGTCCGGCGGGCGTGAGGAACTCACACTCGTCGATCACGCGCCCCACCTGCCGGTGCTTCCACTGGCGCTGCTTGATCTGATCGGTGTGGCGGAGCGGGTGGCCGCCCTGTACGGTCACACCCTGCGCCTGCCTCGGCTGACCATCGCCGTGCGTCGGCCGACAGACGAGGTGCTGTACCGGACCGTGCTGCGCGAGTACCTGGGCGAGTCGCTTGATCCCAACGCGGTGACGCCTGACCCGCTCCGGTCGTGGGTGAACATCGCCTGGCTTACCGATGAAGACGCTCCCGCGGACGCCGTGACGATCCTGCAGCGGCCCGCGGCCGTCGCGGGTGAGGTCCTGCTCCCCCATCACCTCACGGCGCTGGCCCGGCAGACCCGCGCGGCGTACGCCGCGCCACCGCTGGACGCCCAACCCGCGCAGGTCGGACGTGACCTGCTCGACTACTTCACCCGGAGATTTTTCAATGTCCCTGAGCTGAAGCCGGAACAGGTCAAATTGGTTCAGCGGTCCCTGCGGCAGGAATCCGGACTGGGGTTGCTGCCGACCGGATTCGGGAAGTCGCTGGTGTTTCAGTTGTTCGCGATGCTGGTGCCCCGCACGTCCCTCGTCATCAGTCCCTTGAAAGCCTTGATCCGTGATCAGGTCCACAGCCTGCACCGGCAGGGCCTGATCAGTGTCGAGGCCATCACGAGCAACGACTCGACCGCCGAGAAGAACCGGAAGCTTGAAGGGTTCCGCACGCACGCCTACCGCCTGCTCTACATCTCCCCGGAGCGCCTTCAGATCAAGGGGTTCGCGGAGGAACTGCGCGCTTCGATGCAGCGCACGCCGGTGGGCGCGCTGATCATTGATGAGGCGCACTGCGTCTCGGAGTGGGGGCACGACTTCCGCCCCGCCTACCTGCAGATCCGCCGGCTTCGGGAGGCCCTGCAGGAGGCGTCCGGCCGGCCTGTGCCCATCATCGGCCTGACCGCGACCGCCTCGGAACCTGTGCGCCGGGACGTCCTGCGGGTCCTGGGGCTCTCAGAAGACAGCGTGGAGCAACTGGCCAGCAGTGACCGGACCAACATCAGCCTGTCGGTGCATCCGCTGGGCGGGGACCACACGAACAAGGCGGACCTGCTGGCCCATGTGATCGAGCACGTCGTTCCCCACGCCCTGAAGATCCCCTTCCGGGAGTTCGTGCCGCTGCAGCCGCGCAACGTGTATCCCCACGCTGGGGTCATCTTTGCCGTGTATGCGAACACGCACGGCAAGACCACCCTGGAAGAGGGTGTGCACGCCATTTCCGACCGCCTGCAGCGGCGCATCATTCACGACCCGGATCTGATTCAGGTGCATGCCAGCACGGCCCCGACCAGCTGCCCGGAGTGCGGGTCGGCCCTCTACGTGAGCGCCTCGGCGAAGGACCTCGCCCAGGCGGGGGTAGCCGGCCGGTACGGTGGCCAGTGCCTGGCGTGCAAGGCCGTGTTCTCTGATCGGGAGATCGTCACCGATCGGCACTGGGAGGACACGCTCATCGAACGGCAGGACGCGTTCCAGGACGGGAAGTTTCCGCTGCTGGTGGCCACCAAGGGCTACGGCATGGGCATCGACAAGCGCAACATCCGCTTCGTGGTGCACCACGCGCTCTCCAGCGGCCTGGAGGGCTTCTATCAGGAGGCCGGCCGTGCGGGTCGCGACGGGGCGCATGCCCACGCCGCGCTGATCTACCAGCCGCCCACCGAGACCTGCTACCAGCGGCACCTGAAGGCGGCGCAGGAGCCGCCCTGCGTGTCAGATCCGACCAACCTGAAGTTCCACAAGTGTCCCTACGGGCTCAAGCCCATGTGTGATTACGGCCGTCAGGCGCGGTTCGTCAAAGGCAGTTACCCGGGCGAGCAGCAAGACGTGGAGGCCGCCGTGAGCCTGCTGCCCAAGCTGGCGCAAGGCAACGCCTTTGACGTCTGGAAGGAGGAGGAGGTCAAAGCGACTCAGATGTCGCTCTTCCGACTGCAGCAACTCGGGGTGGTGGGGGACTACACCCTGCAGTACAAGGAGCGCCGCACGGTGCGGTTTGAAGTCGAGCGCCGGACATGGGATATCGCAGCCGTGAGCGACCGGCTCACGGCGCACCTGCGGGACGACCTCGGCCTGACGGACGAGGCGATCAAGGGGATGTACCGGGCCGTCGGCCTCACGGTGTCCGGTGGTGAGAACCGGGACGCCGGGGTCGGGCGGCAGGATCCGGTTCAGCTGACCCGCGCGCTGGCCGTGCTGATTCACGAGGTGTACGGGCGGATTCAGCGGATGCGGTACCGGATGTTGACCAACGAGCTGGAGTACGCCCGCCCGCCACACGGTGCGGACGCTGGGAAGCGCGTCTGCCGCCGGGTCATCATCCGCTCCATCTTCGACGCGGTCGATCACCTGCCGGACGACTACAACTGCGGATTCTGCGACGTGTGCGTTCCGGACCTCAATTTCCAGCGGACCAGCGCCGTGGTCGCGCCAAAAGACGCTCACCTCGACGAGATCACGCGCCGCCTCCCGGACGTGATGCGACACTTCGACCCTGAGGCCCTGACCGCTCTGGTAGCACTGGCCGATCAGCACGGCGCGGTGGTCGGCCTGGGCGCCCGCGCCGCCAATCAGCTGGAGCACGAGCCGGCCAACCTCTCCGCACTGTTCCTGGCCGGCACGCTGCGTCTCCTCCGCCCCGGCTTCGAGGCCGCCGCGCTGGCTCACCTGGCCCAGGGCTTCACCGAAGCGGCACGCACCGGGGCCGGGCCGGACGCGCAGCGCCTCTTCTACGACACCGCCAAACGCGCCCAGCCTGAGGAAGCCTTCTCCTGGGTCACCCGGGCCGACGGGACGCTGCATACCCCCGCGGGTCTGCAGTGGCTGGAAGACGAAGCGCTGGCTCTCTTCGGGGAGCACTCCGAGCCGCACCGCCGCCTTCAGACGGTGCGCCGCTACCGGAGCCTCCGCACCGCCCACGCTGCACTGGTCGACGAGGTGCTCACACCACTGCAAGACCTCGCCGAACACCTGGGAGTCACCGCATGA